The following proteins come from a genomic window of Achromobacter sp. AONIH1:
- a CDS encoding LysR family transcriptional regulator, with product MDRLLSMEVFVAVVELGSLTAAAALHEMSPAMAAKHLKNLETRLGLRLMVRTTRRQSLTEAGQAYFARCKGILAEIRDAEQGAEAMREAPRGNLRITSTVSFGSFALTPVIADYLSTYPDVSVELSLSDLVEDLVASRYDLAVRIGEPADSGLIARGLGRYQMMVCAAPSYLERYGTPATPADLVRHQCLDFSYWSRRTGWRLGNGDGGETGYPSGRFVSNNGQALRQAALAGFGIVLQPELLLADDVRAGRLTPILRPYWPAARPISLLYPKDRQALPKLTTFVNFVVARFTP from the coding sequence ATGGACCGCCTGCTCAGCATGGAAGTGTTCGTGGCCGTCGTGGAGCTGGGCAGCCTGACCGCCGCGGCCGCGCTGCACGAAATGTCGCCGGCCATGGCCGCCAAGCATTTGAAGAACCTGGAGACGCGTCTGGGGCTGCGGCTGATGGTGCGCACCACGCGCCGCCAGAGCCTGACCGAGGCCGGGCAGGCGTACTTCGCGCGCTGCAAGGGCATCCTGGCCGAGATCCGCGATGCCGAGCAGGGCGCCGAGGCCATGCGCGAGGCGCCGCGCGGCAATCTGCGCATCACCTCGACCGTGTCCTTCGGTTCGTTCGCCCTGACGCCGGTCATCGCCGACTACCTGTCCACCTATCCGGACGTGAGCGTGGAACTGTCGCTGAGCGATCTGGTGGAAGACCTGGTCGCCTCGCGCTACGACCTGGCCGTGCGCATCGGCGAGCCGGCGGATTCCGGGCTGATCGCGCGTGGGCTGGGCCGCTATCAGATGATGGTCTGCGCGGCGCCTTCGTATCTGGAGCGCTACGGCACGCCGGCCACGCCCGCCGATCTGGTCCGGCATCAATGCCTGGATTTCTCGTACTGGAGCCGTCGCACCGGCTGGCGCCTGGGCAATGGCGATGGCGGCGAGACGGGCTATCCCAGCGGCCGTTTCGTGTCCAACAATGGTCAGGCGCTGCGGCAGGCGGCGCTGGCGGGATTCGGCATCGTGCTGCAGCCCGAGCTGCTGCTGGCCGATGATGTGCGCGCGGGCAGGCTGACGCCGATATTGCGGCCCTATTGGCCGGCGGCGCGGCCGATCTCGTTGCTCTATCCGAAGGACAGGCAGGCGCTGCCCAAGCTCACCACTTTCGTGAACTTCGTGGTGGCGCGTTTCACGCCCTAG
- a CDS encoding GNAT family N-acetyltransferase — protein sequence MSQLDIRHASVADAARIAPLFDAYRQFYEQPADAAAALAFISARLERGESVILLASVDGAPVGFCQMYPSFCSVIAAPIYVLYDLFVAPAARQSGAGRALLRAAETHARERGCKRMDLTTARNNATAQSLYESLGWVRDEVFYTYTRDLAA from the coding sequence ATGAGCCAGCTCGACATCCGCCACGCCAGCGTCGCCGACGCCGCCCGCATCGCGCCCTTGTTCGATGCGTATCGCCAGTTCTATGAGCAGCCGGCGGACGCCGCCGCCGCGCTGGCCTTCATCAGCGCGCGCCTGGAACGCGGCGAATCGGTGATCCTGCTGGCCAGCGTGGACGGCGCGCCGGTGGGCTTCTGCCAGATGTACCCGTCGTTCTGCTCCGTGATCGCCGCGCCCATCTACGTGCTGTACGACCTGTTCGTCGCGCCGGCCGCGCGCCAGAGCGGCGCGGGCCGGGCCTTGCTGCGCGCGGCCGAGACGCATGCGCGCGAGCGCGGCTGCAAGCGCATGGACTTGACCACGGCCCGGAACAACGCCACCGCGCAGTCGCTGTACGAATCGCTGGGCTGGGTGCGCGACGAGGTCTTCTACACCTACACCCGCGACCTGGCGGCCTGA
- a CDS encoding UDP-2,3-diacylglucosamine diphosphatase encodes MNKIALTGPVWLASDLHLGPATPATSEAFLAFLQAAREEAGALLLPGDIFDAWIGDDAIRVAPPWLATVLKALRETAAGIPVWLGRGNRDFLMGEELAAAIGAKLLPEPALLETDYGTVLLTHGDEFCTDDAPYQQFRAMVRDPQWQAAFLAKTIPERLAMAQQARGESQAANQMKSQEIMDVNPGAIEAVFRDTGVSLLVHGHTHRPARHVLEVDGKKRERWVLPDWDCDHAQPPRGGWLVIDQDGLTFYDLDTED; translated from the coding sequence TTGAATAAGATCGCCCTGACCGGCCCGGTCTGGCTGGCCTCTGATCTGCACCTGGGGCCGGCCACGCCGGCCACGTCCGAAGCCTTCCTGGCCTTTCTGCAGGCCGCGCGCGAGGAAGCGGGCGCGCTGCTGCTGCCGGGCGACATATTCGACGCCTGGATCGGCGACGACGCGATCCGCGTCGCCCCGCCCTGGCTGGCGACGGTGTTGAAGGCGCTGCGCGAGACGGCCGCCGGCATTCCGGTCTGGCTGGGGCGCGGCAACCGCGATTTCCTCATGGGCGAGGAACTGGCGGCCGCGATCGGCGCCAAGCTGCTGCCGGAACCGGCCCTGCTGGAAACGGACTACGGCACGGTGCTGCTGACCCACGGCGACGAATTCTGTACCGACGACGCCCCGTACCAGCAGTTCCGCGCCATGGTGCGCGATCCGCAGTGGCAGGCCGCCTTCCTGGCCAAGACCATTCCGGAACGCCTGGCCATGGCCCAGCAGGCGCGGGGCGAAAGCCAGGCCGCCAACCAGATGAAGTCGCAGGAAATCATGGACGTCAACCCTGGCGCCATCGAAGCCGTCTTCCGCGACACGGGCGTGAGCCTGCTGGTGCATGGCCACACGCACCGCCCGGCCCGCCACGTGCTGGAGGTCGACGGCAAGAAGCGCGAGCGCTGGGTGCTGCCCGACTGGGACTGCGACCACGCCCAGCCGCCGCGCGGCGGCTGGCTGGTGATCGATCAGGATGGCCTGACGTTCTACGACCTCGATACCGAGGACTGA
- a CDS encoding short chain dehydrogenase: protein MKIVLIGASGTVGSAIVQELGQRHDIIAVGRNSGQHQVDITRSDSIRALFERIGKVDAIVSAAGGLHFGPLAEMTAEQFKIGLHDKLLGQVDLALIGQHYLNEGGSITLTSGIVSAEPIRYGANASAVNSAIDGFVRGAAVELQGRRINAVSPSVLQESWGSYGPYFLGFEAVPAQRVALAYSRSVEGAQTGRVFQVW, encoded by the coding sequence ATGAAAATCGTACTCATCGGCGCCAGCGGCACCGTCGGCAGCGCCATCGTCCAGGAACTGGGCCAGCGCCACGACATCATCGCGGTCGGCAGGAACAGCGGCCAGCATCAGGTCGACATTACCCGCAGCGACAGCATCCGCGCGCTGTTCGAGCGCATCGGCAAGGTCGACGCCATCGTATCGGCGGCGGGCGGCCTGCATTTCGGCCCCCTGGCGGAAATGACCGCCGAACAATTCAAGATCGGCCTGCACGACAAGCTGCTGGGCCAGGTGGACCTGGCGCTGATCGGACAGCACTACCTCAACGAAGGCGGCTCCATCACGCTGACCAGCGGCATCGTCAGCGCCGAACCGATCCGCTACGGCGCCAACGCCTCGGCCGTGAACTCGGCCATCGACGGCTTCGTGCGCGGCGCGGCGGTGGAACTGCAAGGCCGCCGCATCAACGCCGTCAGCCCCAGCGTGCTGCAAGAGTCCTGGGGCAGCTACGGCCCATACTTCCTGGGCTTCGAGGCGGTGCCTGCCCAGCGCGTGGCGCTGGCCTACAGCCGCAGCGTGGAAGGTGCGCAGACCGGACGCGTATTCCAGGTCTGGTAA
- a CDS encoding YadA family autotransporter adhesin: MKSVSRAAQGRAGRPAVGVPVSSATGGKVGPMRVAACALAITAAIAASPAHAQYYSVNDGGTPGGNSTNNGATGAGSLAAGTDATSTGLAATAVGSKAQASGDYTIAIGEQALATGENSVSIGRGAGTLSHASRDNVAVGTMAGNTMQGEGNAAVGTGAGAIVQGNHNTATGNTSGVSVTGSYNSAFGHSAGIAVYGDSNTAIGTSAGIGVGRIGAPVLNNAAFGALAGNGVLTSTNVAIGYVSGNAVSGGDNNVSIGTYSGTAVAGGNNVSIGSRAGLYATGNNNIAIGMDAGSSIGSSAAPVNDAIAFGNAAQATQSTGVALGYQSSATTVGGVALGAGSVADRAAGAYVDPVSGNGFTTTAGAVSVGAAGGARQVINVAPGVQITDAVNLGQLQSAVSTLNQTINGLPPGGGGRTWATGNPTTYTAPSASGRNATATGSGAVASGDASTAIGDHAYASGANSVAVGANSVASAPNTLSVGSVGNERGISNVAPGVNGTDAVNLNQLNNAAAQSNRYTDQQIKGLKRYVDGGVAATMAVAGLPQATEPGKNMVSMAGSTWQGQQGMAIGISRVSERGRWIYKGSLATSTRGHGGAVIGAGYQW, translated from the coding sequence ATGAAGTCAGTGTCTAGAGCGGCCCAGGGCCGCGCGGGCCGGCCGGCTGTTGGCGTCCCGGTTTCGTCGGCGACAGGCGGCAAGGTCGGCCCGATGCGGGTCGCGGCCTGTGCGCTGGCGATCACGGCGGCGATCGCGGCGAGCCCCGCGCATGCGCAGTACTACAGCGTGAACGACGGCGGTACGCCGGGCGGGAACAGCACGAATAACGGCGCGACCGGCGCCGGCTCCCTGGCCGCCGGGACGGATGCGACCTCGACCGGGCTTGCGGCGACGGCGGTGGGATCCAAAGCGCAGGCATCGGGAGATTACACCATCGCCATCGGCGAGCAGGCGCTGGCGACTGGCGAGAATAGCGTGTCGATCGGAAGAGGCGCTGGCACTCTCTCGCATGCCTCAAGGGACAACGTCGCGGTGGGCACGATGGCGGGTAACACGATGCAGGGCGAGGGCAACGCGGCAGTTGGCACGGGTGCTGGGGCGATCGTGCAGGGCAACCACAACACGGCGACGGGCAACACCAGTGGCGTCTCGGTGACGGGCAGCTACAACAGCGCCTTTGGACACAGCGCGGGGATAGCCGTCTACGGGGATAGCAACACGGCGATAGGCACGAGTGCCGGCATCGGCGTTGGTCGCATCGGGGCGCCGGTACTCAACAACGCGGCGTTTGGCGCCCTGGCTGGCAACGGCGTGTTGACCAGCACCAACGTGGCCATTGGCTACGTCAGTGGCAATGCCGTCTCTGGCGGAGACAACAACGTCTCGATCGGTACCTATTCCGGTACAGCAGTGGCCGGCGGCAACAACGTGAGCATCGGCTCCCGGGCGGGGCTGTACGCGACGGGCAACAACAATATCGCGATCGGCATGGACGCGGGCAGTTCCATAGGCTCGTCGGCCGCGCCGGTCAACGACGCGATTGCCTTCGGCAACGCGGCCCAGGCCACGCAGAGCACCGGCGTTGCGCTGGGTTATCAATCGAGCGCGACGACGGTCGGCGGGGTCGCGCTGGGGGCCGGCTCGGTGGCCGACCGGGCTGCCGGCGCCTACGTGGATCCGGTCAGCGGCAACGGCTTCACGACGACGGCCGGCGCGGTGTCGGTCGGCGCGGCGGGCGGGGCGCGGCAGGTCATCAACGTCGCGCCCGGCGTGCAGATCACCGACGCGGTCAACCTGGGCCAGCTCCAGAGCGCGGTCAGCACGCTGAACCAGACCATCAACGGACTGCCGCCGGGTGGCGGCGGCAGGACCTGGGCCACAGGCAATCCGACGACCTACACCGCGCCATCCGCAAGCGGCCGGAACGCGACGGCGACGGGCAGCGGCGCGGTGGCATCGGGCGACGCCAGCACCGCGATAGGCGATCACGCCTACGCCAGCGGCGCGAATTCGGTCGCGGTGGGGGCGAATTCGGTGGCGAGCGCGCCCAACACGCTGTCGGTGGGCTCGGTCGGCAATGAGCGCGGCATCAGCAACGTGGCGCCGGGCGTGAACGGCACCGATGCCGTCAACCTGAACCAGTTGAACAACGCGGCGGCGCAGTCGAACCGCTACACGGATCAGCAGATCAAGGGGCTGAAACGCTATGTGGATGGCGGCGTCGCCGCGACGATGGCGGTCGCGGGCCTGCCGCAAGCGACGGAGCCGGGCAAGAACATGGTGTCGATGGCCGGTTCGACGTGGCAAGGGCAGCAGGGCATGGCGATCGGCATATCCCGGGTGTCCGAGAGAGGCCGCTGGATCTACAAGGGTTCGCTCGCGACCAGCACCCGGGGGCACGGCGGCGCGGTGATTGGCGCCGGCTATCAATGGTGA
- a CDS encoding acetyl-CoA carboxylase carboxyltransferase subunit alpha, which translates to MRNTFLEFEQPLAELENKIEQLRYVQADSAVDISDEIGRLQQKSQTLAKEIYAKLTPWQTALVARHPQRPYTLDYVREIFTDFHELHGDRMYADDQSIIGGLARFNGMPCMVIGHQKGRDTKERAARNFGMPRPEGYRKALRLMRLAEKFNLPVFTFVDTPGAYPGIGAEERGQSEAIGHNLYAMAELKVPVIVTIIGEGGSGGALAIAVGNAVLMLQYATYAVISPEGCASILWRSADKAPEAAEALAIIAPRLKDLGLVDRVVNEPVGGAHRDPRVMARLLRRALGDALRQLQGMTPEQLVEQRIQRLLSYGAFQEVRA; encoded by the coding sequence ATGCGCAATACTTTCCTGGAATTCGAACAACCGCTCGCCGAGCTTGAGAACAAGATCGAGCAGCTGCGCTACGTGCAGGCCGATTCCGCCGTGGACATCTCCGATGAAATCGGACGTCTGCAGCAGAAAAGCCAGACGCTGGCCAAGGAGATCTACGCCAAGCTGACGCCGTGGCAGACGGCGCTGGTGGCGCGCCATCCCCAGCGTCCCTACACGCTGGACTACGTGCGCGAGATTTTCACCGACTTCCATGAGCTGCACGGCGACCGCATGTACGCCGACGACCAGTCCATCATCGGCGGCCTGGCCCGCTTCAACGGCATGCCCTGCATGGTCATCGGCCACCAGAAGGGCCGCGACACCAAGGAACGCGCCGCGCGCAACTTCGGCATGCCCCGGCCCGAGGGCTATCGCAAGGCGTTGCGCCTGATGCGCCTGGCCGAGAAATTCAACCTGCCCGTGTTCACCTTCGTGGACACGCCCGGCGCCTATCCCGGCATCGGCGCCGAAGAGCGCGGCCAGTCCGAGGCCATCGGCCACAATCTGTACGCCATGGCCGAGCTGAAAGTGCCGGTCATCGTGACCATCATCGGCGAGGGCGGCTCCGGCGGCGCGCTGGCGATCGCCGTGGGCAACGCCGTGCTGATGCTGCAATACGCCACCTACGCGGTGATCTCGCCCGAAGGTTGCGCGTCCATCCTGTGGCGCAGCGCCGACAAGGCACCCGAGGCCGCCGAGGCGCTGGCCATCATCGCCCCGCGCCTGAAGGACCTGGGCCTGGTCGATCGCGTCGTCAACGAACCCGTGGGCGGCGCGCACCGCGACCCCCGCGTCATGGCCCGCCTGCTGCGCCGCGCGCTGGGCGACGCCCTGCGCCAGCTGCAGGGCATGACGCCCGAGCAGCTCGTGGAGCAGCGCATCCAGCGCCTGCTGTCCTACGGCGCCTTCCAGGAAGTGCGCGCCTGA
- the tilS gene encoding tRNA lysidine(34) synthetase TilS, with translation MRQALAGLPARPQRMAVAVSGGADSAMLALHAAAIAREQGIDLLLFHVHHGLQDAADAWSEQTLALARLLGLPAHEARVTVAEGAGKGIEAAARDARYRALAGLAREHGAPLVLLAHHRGDQAETVLLRLLRGTGLAGMAAMAPLSRRDEVDYLRPWLDQDRDDILRACAAFEAATGWRAVQDPTNSDPHYTRAALRELLAPALDARWPGWRGIVARHARHMAEAASILDEVAREDFAALEPGPDGASFSLRAWRDLSPARQAQVLRWWLDANGARMPSEARMRDLLRQLRGLHSLGHDRQLRVEQAGHAIRCHRGRVWLERR, from the coding sequence CTGCGACAGGCGCTGGCCGGCCTGCCCGCGCGCCCGCAGCGCATGGCCGTGGCCGTCAGCGGCGGCGCCGATTCGGCCATGCTGGCGCTGCATGCGGCCGCCATCGCCCGGGAGCAGGGCATCGACCTGCTGCTGTTCCACGTGCATCACGGCTTGCAGGACGCCGCCGATGCCTGGAGTGAACAGACACTGGCGCTGGCCCGGCTGCTGGGCCTGCCGGCGCACGAGGCGCGCGTGACCGTGGCCGAAGGCGCCGGCAAGGGCATCGAGGCGGCGGCGCGCGATGCGCGCTACCGCGCGCTGGCCGGGCTGGCCCGCGAACACGGCGCGCCGCTGGTGCTGCTGGCGCATCACCGGGGCGATCAGGCCGAGACCGTGCTGCTGCGCCTGTTGCGCGGCACCGGGCTGGCGGGCATGGCCGCCATGGCGCCGCTGTCGCGCCGTGACGAGGTGGACTACCTGCGGCCCTGGCTGGACCAGGACCGCGATGACATCCTGCGAGCCTGCGCCGCCTTCGAGGCGGCCACCGGCTGGCGCGCGGTGCAGGACCCGACCAATTCCGATCCCCATTACACCCGCGCGGCGCTGCGCGAGTTGCTGGCGCCGGCGCTGGACGCGCGCTGGCCCGGCTGGCGCGGCATCGTGGCGCGGCATGCGCGCCACATGGCCGAGGCCGCGTCGATCCTGGACGAAGTGGCGCGCGAGGATTTCGCCGCGCTGGAGCCGGGCCCGGACGGCGCCAGCTTTTCGCTGCGCGCGTGGCGCGATCTGTCGCCGGCGCGGCAGGCGCAGGTGTTGCGCTGGTGGCTGGACGCCAATGGCGCGCGCATGCCTTCGGAAGCGCGCATGCGCGACCTGCTGCGCCAGCTGCGCGGCCTGCACAGCCTGGGCCATGACCGCCAGCTGCGCGTCGAGCAGGCCGGCCATGCGATCCGCTGCCACCGTGGCCGGGTCTGGCTGGAGCGTCGCTGA
- a CDS encoding peptidylprolyl isomerase has protein sequence MSTNPRVKLHTNQGDIVITLDAAKAPKTVANFLTYTKEGFYNGTVFHRVIDGFMVQGGGFEPGMKQKQTHAPIENEANNGLKNDKYTLAMARTSDPHSATAQFFINVSNNDFLNFTAPTPNGWGYAVFGTVTEGTDVVDKIKGVKTGNKGFHQNVPNEDVIIEKAEVLE, from the coding sequence ATGAGCACCAATCCCCGCGTCAAGCTGCACACCAACCAAGGCGACATCGTCATCACCCTGGACGCCGCCAAGGCGCCCAAGACGGTGGCCAATTTCCTGACCTACACCAAGGAAGGCTTCTACAACGGCACGGTGTTCCATCGCGTGATCGACGGCTTCATGGTCCAGGGCGGCGGTTTCGAGCCCGGCATGAAGCAGAAGCAGACCCACGCCCCGATCGAGAACGAGGCCAACAACGGCCTGAAGAACGACAAGTACACGCTGGCCATGGCCCGCACCAGCGACCCGCACTCGGCCACCGCCCAGTTCTTCATCAACGTGTCCAACAACGACTTCCTGAACTTCACCGCCCCCACGCCCAATGGCTGGGGCTATGCCGTGTTCGGCACCGTGACCGAAGGCACCGACGTGGTCGACAAGATCAAGGGCGTGAAGACCGGCAACAAGGGCTTCCACCAGAACGTCCCGAACGAGGACGTGATCATCGAGAAGGCCGAAGTTCTTGAATAA
- the cysS gene encoding cysteine--tRNA ligase translates to MLQIYNTLSRTKEPFKPAQAGQVRMYVCGMTVYDFCHLGHARMLVSFDVVQRWLRASGLAVDYVRNITDIEDKIIRRAVETGRRIGEVTEFYIDAMHADERALGVQKPDREPRATQYVGDMLDIIGKLEQKGLAYQADDGDVNYAVRGFEGYGKLSGKSLDDLRAGERVAVGSAKRDPLDFVLWKSAKSEEPEDTKWESPYGLGRPGWHIECSAMSKSLLGLPLDIHGGGPDLKFPHHENEIAQTEGAFGGVLANVWMHCGPLMVDSDKMSKSLGNFRTIRQTIALDDAPADQAGYRVNPREAEMVRFFIVRNHYRSPQNYTPDNLVDAQNALDRLYQALQNVPADGQGVDWNEPQAQAFKAAMDDDFNSSGAVAALFELASEANRTKSARSAGQLKALGDLLGLLQQEPAAYFQSPTRYSAVGMEQGGRPALDAEAIQARIDARAAAKAARDFAEADRIRAELRDAGIELDDKPGGVTQWRRA, encoded by the coding sequence ATGCTGCAAATCTACAACACGTTATCGCGTACCAAAGAACCGTTCAAACCGGCCCAGGCCGGCCAGGTGCGCATGTACGTGTGCGGCATGACCGTGTACGACTTCTGCCACCTGGGCCATGCCCGCATGCTGGTCTCCTTCGACGTGGTGCAGCGCTGGCTGCGCGCCAGCGGCCTGGCGGTCGACTACGTGCGCAACATCACCGATATCGAAGACAAGATCATCCGCCGCGCCGTGGAAACCGGCCGCCGCATCGGCGAGGTCACCGAGTTCTACATCGACGCCATGCACGCCGACGAGCGGGCGCTGGGCGTGCAGAAGCCCGACCGCGAGCCGCGCGCCACGCAGTATGTCGGCGACATGCTGGACATCATCGGCAAGCTCGAACAGAAGGGCCTGGCCTACCAGGCCGATGACGGCGACGTGAACTACGCCGTGCGCGGCTTCGAGGGCTACGGCAAGCTGTCGGGCAAGTCGCTGGACGACCTGCGCGCCGGCGAGCGCGTGGCGGTCGGCTCGGCCAAGCGCGATCCGCTGGATTTCGTGCTCTGGAAATCGGCCAAGTCCGAGGAGCCCGAGGACACCAAGTGGGAGTCGCCCTACGGCCTTGGGCGTCCGGGTTGGCACATCGAGTGCTCGGCCATGAGCAAATCCTTGCTGGGCCTGCCGCTGGATATCCACGGCGGCGGTCCCGACCTGAAGTTCCCCCACCACGAGAACGAGATCGCCCAGACCGAGGGCGCTTTCGGCGGCGTGCTGGCCAACGTCTGGATGCACTGCGGCCCGCTGATGGTGGACTCGGACAAGATGTCCAAGTCGCTGGGCAATTTCCGCACCATCCGCCAGACCATCGCGCTGGACGACGCGCCCGCCGACCAGGCCGGCTATCGCGTCAATCCGCGCGAGGCCGAAATGGTGCGTTTCTTCATCGTGCGCAACCACTACCGCAGCCCGCAGAACTACACGCCCGACAACCTGGTCGACGCGCAGAACGCGCTGGACCGGCTGTACCAGGCGTTGCAGAACGTGCCCGCCGACGGCCAGGGCGTGGACTGGAACGAGCCGCAGGCCCAGGCATTCAAGGCCGCGATGGACGACGATTTCAACAGCTCGGGCGCCGTCGCGGCGCTGTTCGAGCTGGCCTCCGAGGCCAACCGGACCAAGAGCGCCCGCAGCGCCGGCCAGCTGAAAGCGCTGGGCGACCTGCTGGGCCTGCTGCAGCAGGAACCGGCCGCCTATTTCCAGTCGCCCACCCGCTATTCGGCCGTGGGCATGGAGCAGGGCGGCCGCCCGGCGCTGGACGCCGAGGCCATCCAGGCCCGCATCGACGCCCGCGCCGCCGCCAAGGCCGCGCGCGACTTCGCCGAAGCCGACCGTATCCGCGCCGAGCTGCGCGATGCCGGGATCGAGCTCGACGACAAGCCCGGCGGCGTGACGCAGTGGCGCCGGGCCTGA
- a CDS encoding DNA-3-methyladenine glycosylase yields MSTADTPIPKPDYWEAAVAHLMRRDRILKKIIPQHPDAWLTSRGTPFVTLARAIIGQQVSTKAADAVWDKFIEAAGKRPTPVAVLRVGIDGLRQAGLSQRKAEYVLDLAAHFGERRVHPERWADMDDEAVISELVAIRGIGRWTAEMFLIFNLQRPDILPLDDPGLLKAISLHYFSGEPVSRFEAREVSLAWQPWRTVATWYLWRSLEPDPVQY; encoded by the coding sequence ATGTCCACCGCAGATACCCCGATTCCCAAGCCCGACTATTGGGAAGCCGCCGTCGCGCACCTGATGCGCCGCGACCGCATCCTGAAGAAAATCATCCCGCAGCACCCGGACGCCTGGCTGACCTCGCGCGGCACGCCGTTCGTGACGCTGGCGCGCGCCATCATCGGGCAGCAGGTGTCGACCAAGGCGGCCGACGCAGTCTGGGACAAGTTCATCGAAGCCGCTGGCAAGCGCCCCACGCCGGTGGCGGTGCTGCGCGTCGGCATCGACGGCCTGCGGCAGGCCGGCCTGTCGCAGCGCAAGGCCGAATACGTGCTGGACCTGGCCGCCCATTTCGGCGAGCGCCGCGTGCATCCCGAGCGTTGGGCGGACATGGACGACGAAGCCGTCATTTCCGAGCTGGTCGCGATCCGCGGCATCGGACGCTGGACGGCGGAGATGTTTTTGATTTTCAATCTGCAGCGACCCGATATCCTGCCACTGGATGATCCTGGGTTGCTGAAGGCAATCTCGTTACACTACTTCAGCGGCGAGCCCGTCTCTCGTTTCGAGGCCCGCGAGGTCTCGTTGGCGTGGCAGCCCTGGCGTACCGTGGCGACCTGGTATCTGTGGCGCAGTCTGGAACCGGATCCGGTTCAATACTGA
- a CDS encoding aspartate kinase: MSLIVHKYGGTSMGSVERIRNVARRVAKWHAAGHQVVVVPSAMAGETNRLLGLAREISPVPDGRELDMIAATGEQASSGLLAIALQAEGVAARSYAGWQVPVRTDSSYTKARITSIDDARIRADLDAGRVVIVTGFQGVDADGHITTLGRGGSDTSAVAVAAAIKADECLIYTDVDGVYTTDPRVVPEARRMAVVSFEEMLEMASLGSKVLQIRSVEFAGKYRVPTRVLSSLTDPLIPLEEEMHSGTLITFEEDEKMEAAVVSGIAFSRDEAKITLLGVPDKPGIAFSILGPVAAANIDVDMIVQNQSVAGTTDFSFTVNRNEFARAVDLLKREVIPAVGARELSTDEKVAKVSIVGIGMRSHVGVASLMFQTLSQEGINIQMISTSEIKTSVIIDDKYMELGVRALHKAFGLDQAPAAKA; encoded by the coding sequence ATGTCCCTCATCGTTCACAAATATGGCGGTACTTCGATGGGCTCGGTCGAGCGCATCAGGAATGTGGCGCGTCGCGTCGCGAAGTGGCACGCCGCAGGCCACCAGGTTGTCGTGGTGCCGTCGGCCATGGCGGGCGAGACCAATCGCCTGCTCGGTCTGGCGCGCGAGATTTCGCCCGTGCCGGACGGCCGCGAGCTCGACATGATCGCCGCCACCGGCGAGCAGGCCAGCAGCGGCCTGCTGGCCATCGCGCTGCAGGCCGAAGGCGTGGCCGCGCGCAGCTACGCCGGCTGGCAGGTGCCCGTGCGCACCGACTCGTCCTACACCAAGGCCCGCATCACCTCGATCGACGACGCGCGCATCCGCGCCGACCTTGACGCCGGCCGCGTGGTCATCGTGACGGGCTTCCAGGGCGTGGACGCCGACGGCCACATCACCACGCTGGGCCGCGGCGGTTCCGATACCTCGGCCGTGGCCGTGGCGGCGGCGATCAAGGCCGATGAATGCCTGATCTACACCGACGTCGACGGCGTCTACACGACCGACCCGCGCGTCGTGCCCGAAGCGCGCCGCATGGCGGTCGTGTCGTTCGAGGAAATGCTCGAGATGGCCTCGCTGGGCTCCAAGGTCCTGCAGATCCGCTCGGTCGAATTCGCCGGCAAATACCGTGTGCCGACGCGGGTGCTGTCCTCGCTGACCGACCCGCTCATCCCGCTCGAAGAAGAAATGCATTCGGGCACGCTGATTACTTTTGAGGAAGACGAAAAAATGGAAGCCGCCGTTGTCTCCGGCATCGCCTTCAGCCGCGACGAAGCCAAGATCACCTTGCTGGGCGTGCCGGACAAGCCCGGCATCGCCTTCTCCATCCTGGGTCCGGTCGCCGCCGCCAACATCGACGTCGACATGATCGTGCAGAACCAGTCCGTGGCCGGCACGACCGACTTCTCGTTCACCGTGAACCGCAACGAGTTCGCGCGCGCCGTGGACCTGCTCAAGCGCGAGGTCATCCCGGCCGTGGGCGCCCGCGAGCTGTCCACCGACGAGAAGGTCGCCAAGGTCTCCATCGTCGGCATCGGCATGCGCTCGCACGTCGGCGTGGCCAGCCTGATGTTCCAGACCCTGTCGCAAGAGGGCATCAACATCCAGATGATCAGCACCAGCGAGATCAAGACCTCGGTGATCATCGACGACAAGTACATGGAACTGGGCGTGCGCGCGCTGCACAAGGCCTTCGGCCTGGACCAGGCGCCCGCCGCCAAGGCCTGA
- a CDS encoding DUF3079 domain-containing protein, translating into MAKKFPLHPKHPERICWGCDRYCAADAMACGNGSDRSMHPAELLGDDWYTVGKWGLEVEADAASRDANGKTLER; encoded by the coding sequence ATGGCAAAGAAATTTCCGCTCCATCCCAAACACCCCGAGCGCATCTGCTGGGGCTGCGACCGCTATTGCGCGGCCGACGCCATGGCCTGTGGCAACGGCTCCGACCGCAGCATGCATCCGGCCGAACTGCTGGGCGATGACTGGTACACGGTGGGCAAGTGGGGATTGGAAGTGGAAGCCGACGCGGCATCGCGCGATGCGAACGGCAAGACGCTGGAGCGATAG